In Palaemon carinicauda isolate YSFRI2023 chromosome 14, ASM3689809v2, whole genome shotgun sequence, the following proteins share a genomic window:
- the LOC137653471 gene encoding uncharacterized protein has protein sequence MDSRFPNRKPAAWFFKQELGMNQDEFTDANVPKDESQEESGTVSEKYASPAYKESGGFVVEPQGNLPSETDEDDGELPSYVDESSPLFGRFSALPKDAESDERSTDSRSSSSRRLFSDFLDARQTDEYFSSFRCGSMRTYSRVSQFTSVCRETSRGQTSQTAHTAEASTMKGAGFDTWGNQVSRPYFNYSPLSSDDDA, from the exons ATGGACTCAAGATTTCCTAATAGGAAGCCAGCAGCTTGGTTCTTCAAGCAAGAATTGGGGATGAACCAGGACGAGTTCACTGACGCAAATGTCCCTAAGGATGAGTCTCAG gaGGAGAGCGGCACCGTTTCCGAAAAGTACGCGTCCCCAGCCTATAAGGAATCTGGCGGATTTGTCGTAGAGCCTCAAGGAAACCTTCCAAGTGAGACCGATGAAGACGATGGTGAATTGCCAAGTTATGTAGATGAGTCTTCTCCTTTATTCGGAAGATTCTCTGCTCTTCCAAAGGACGCTGAGAGTGATGAAAGATCTACCGATTCAAGGTCTTCCTCTTCCAGGCGTCTGTTTAGCGACTTTCTAGATGCCAGACAGACAGATGAATATTTCTCTTCTTTTAGATGTGGTAGTATGCGTACATATTCCCGGGTTTCCCAGTTTACATCTGTTTGCAGGGAAACTTCTAGAGGCCAAACTAGCCAAACTGCGCATACTGCCGAAGCTTCTACAATGAAAGGTGCTGGTTTTGATACATGGGGCAACCAAGTAAGCAGACCTTATTTTAATTACAGTCCTTTATCAAGTGATGATGACGCATAG